The following coding sequences are from one Nonlabens arenilitoris window:
- a CDS encoding ATP-binding protein encodes MRYQDIIGLEHLKRHLQTTVINGRIAHAQLMIGPTGSGVLPLALVYARSILCSEDNDRCDTQMDQIAHPDLHFAYPVANNARIKDKAVSDDYIAEWREFLTTQPYGSLADWYQAIEIEKKQSKIGVDEAKRIVSKLSLKSYEGGYKVLIIWGADKLNTEASNKLLKLIEEPPAKTVFLLIAEDEDQIINTIKSRCQLLHVPKLNSESIANGLIERNGLEITRAQQIARQSNGDYNKAVQSINNISEDIDFEKWFVTWVRTAFAARGRKSAINDLIAWADMVAATNRETQKRFLLYCLEYFRQAMLLNYKAKSAVYLTPQMPDFKLEKFAPFIEGHRIQPISDEIEKAIYHIERNGNGKVILTDLAIGLTRLIHKSA; translated from the coding sequence ATGCGATATCAAGATATCATAGGTCTAGAACATTTAAAGAGACATTTACAAACGACTGTTATTAACGGTAGGATTGCACACGCACAATTAATGATAGGTCCTACAGGTAGCGGTGTATTACCGCTAGCACTAGTGTATGCGAGAAGTATATTATGTAGTGAAGATAATGATAGATGTGATACACAAATGGATCAAATCGCACATCCAGATTTACATTTTGCTTATCCAGTCGCAAATAATGCACGTATTAAAGATAAAGCAGTATCTGATGACTATATAGCCGAATGGCGAGAATTCTTAACAACACAACCCTATGGAAGTCTAGCAGACTGGTATCAAGCCATAGAAATTGAAAAAAAGCAAAGTAAGATAGGTGTAGATGAGGCTAAAAGGATTGTATCTAAATTAAGTCTTAAATCTTATGAAGGTGGATATAAGGTTTTAATTATTTGGGGTGCTGATAAGTTAAATACTGAAGCTTCTAACAAATTATTGAAATTAATTGAAGAGCCGCCAGCAAAAACGGTATTCTTACTTATTGCTGAAGATGAGGATCAAATTATTAATACGATAAAATCGAGATGCCAGCTTTTACATGTTCCTAAATTAAATAGTGAATCTATCGCTAACGGACTAATTGAAAGAAATGGATTAGAAATAACTCGTGCCCAACAGATTGCAAGACAGTCTAATGGTGATTATAATAAAGCTGTTCAATCCATAAATAATATATCTGAAGATATTGATTTTGAAAAATGGTTTGTGACTTGGGTGCGTACTGCATTTGCAGCACGTGGACGCAAGTCAGCTATTAATGATTTAATTGCTTGGGCAGATATGGTAGCCGCAACTAATCGAGAAACCCAAAAACGATTTCTATTGTACTGTCTAGAATACTTTAGACAAGCAATGCTGCTTAATTATAAGGCAAAAAGTGCAGTTTATTTAACACCGCAAATGCCCGATTTTAAATTAGAAAAGTTTGCTCCATTTATAGAAGGTCATCGTATTCAACCTATCAGTGATGAAATAGAGAAGGCTATTTACCATATTGAAAGAAATGGTAATGGTAAAGTCATTTTAACAGACCTAGCAATAGGACTTACTCGTCTTATTCATAAATCTGCTTAA
- a CDS encoding phosphoglycerate kinase, producing the protein MKTINDINFKDKKALVRVDFNVPLNDNFEVTDTTRIHAAKDTIIKILEDEGSVILMSHLGRPKGNQEEFSLKHIVAAATDILGVQVKFVEDCIGDAAQQAAANLQPCEVLLLENLRFYSEETAGDASFAKALSQLGNVYVNDAFGTAHRAHASTAIIAQYFDEKCFGHLMTREIESLNKVLETPDKPVVAILGGAKVSSKITVIENILDKVDDLIIAGGMAYTFIKAQGGKIGDSLCEDDKMELALEILEKAKSKNTNIHLPVDAITADAFSEHATIDNAAIDAIPNGWMGLDIGEKSRSQFHTVLMQAKTILWNGPAGVFELEPFSHGTISLGKSVAASTAAGAFSLVGGGDSVAAVKQFGFDNQVSYVSTGGGAMLEMLEGKTLPGIAAILD; encoded by the coding sequence ATGAAGACGATTAACGATATCAATTTTAAGGATAAAAAAGCCCTAGTAAGAGTAGACTTTAATGTACCTCTCAATGATAATTTTGAAGTGACAGATACCACTCGTATCCACGCAGCAAAAGATACCATCATTAAAATATTAGAAGATGAAGGATCTGTCATATTAATGTCACATCTAGGTCGTCCTAAAGGAAATCAAGAGGAATTTTCATTAAAGCATATTGTAGCAGCAGCTACAGATATCTTAGGTGTACAAGTTAAATTTGTCGAAGATTGTATAGGTGATGCTGCTCAACAAGCAGCTGCAAATTTGCAACCTTGTGAGGTTTTATTGTTAGAAAACCTAAGGTTTTATAGTGAAGAAACTGCTGGTGATGCCTCTTTCGCGAAAGCGTTATCTCAATTAGGTAACGTTTATGTAAACGACGCATTTGGTACCGCACATAGAGCACATGCTTCTACAGCAATAATTGCTCAATATTTTGATGAAAAATGCTTTGGTCACTTAATGACAAGAGAGATTGAGAGCTTGAATAAAGTGCTGGAAACTCCAGATAAACCAGTTGTGGCTATTTTAGGAGGCGCAAAAGTTTCATCAAAAATTACCGTTATTGAGAATATACTGGATAAGGTAGATGATCTTATTATCGCAGGTGGTATGGCATACACTTTTATTAAAGCACAAGGTGGAAAGATAGGAGACTCTCTTTGCGAAGATGATAAAATGGAACTAGCACTTGAAATACTTGAAAAAGCCAAATCAAAAAATACAAATATACATTTACCAGTAGACGCTATCACTGCCGATGCCTTTTCTGAACATGCAACTATAGATAATGCGGCTATAGATGCTATACCTAACGGTTGGATGGGATTAGATATAGGAGAAAAATCTAGATCACAATTTCATACAGTATTAATGCAGGCCAAAACCATCTTGTGGAATGGTCCAGCAGGTGTTTTTGAATTAGAGCCTTTTTCACATGGAACAATTTCTCTAGGAAAATCTGTCGCTGCGTCTACTGCAGCAGGAGCATTTTCTTTAGTAGGTGGTGGTGACTCAGTTGCAGCAGTAAAGCAATTTGGTTTTGATAATCAAGTAAGTTATGTCTCAACCGGTGGTGGTGCCATGCTAGAAATGCTAGAAGGTAAAACTCTACCTGGTATAGCCGCTATATTAGATTAA
- a CDS encoding lytic transglycosylase domain-containing protein has product MYKFFLTFFALSMVTMAQVSPDSTSTTGRIITYEEFKKNQLKEQQNVAIGDTIKPSIEVVTDTISVANIPVITVETAGINEYPEVDEFDEKLLKELYNNDMYDYMYDEVIQMDYSEAVMKSLPTDTLKARLKRINETTPFQIDYNPVLEQLINRKLSHQRIYMERLMTLSDYYFPLFEEMLDKYDIPLEMKYLAVVESALDPRAKSRVGATGLWQFMFATGRDFDLEVNSYVDERMDPIKSTEAACKFLKSLYNIYGDWDLALAAYNSGPGNVNKAIRRSGGYKNYWNLRPYLPRETAGYVPAFQAMVYLYTYASEHGFQPAQTAYKTIATDTIRVKKMISLEHVAQFTDEDMETIQFHNPSYKLDIIPAVSGRNYYLRLPVRAAGKFVSSEDAVYAFAKAEFDKKEKPLPELVKAESRVVYRVKNGDYLGKIANKYGVKVSQLKRWNSLRSYNLKIGQRLYIHPRKPITSSATSTKKTPGSYRVKSGDSLWKIANTYGITIAQIRKLNPGKTEDLQPGTTLKLK; this is encoded by the coding sequence ATGTATAAATTCTTTTTAACATTTTTTGCGTTATCTATGGTGACTATGGCGCAAGTCTCACCGGATAGTACTAGTACTACCGGACGCATAATTACCTATGAAGAATTCAAAAAAAATCAGCTAAAAGAACAACAAAATGTAGCAATAGGAGACACGATTAAACCTTCTATAGAGGTAGTAACTGATACTATTTCTGTGGCGAATATACCGGTAATAACAGTTGAAACCGCTGGAATTAATGAATATCCAGAGGTTGATGAATTTGACGAGAAGTTACTTAAAGAACTGTATAACAATGATATGTATGACTATATGTATGATGAAGTTATACAAATGGATTATAGTGAGGCTGTAATGAAATCCTTACCTACAGACACGCTTAAAGCGCGTCTTAAACGTATTAATGAAACCACGCCTTTTCAAATAGACTATAATCCAGTATTAGAACAATTAATTAATAGGAAACTCAGTCATCAACGCATCTATATGGAGCGTTTGATGACCTTAAGCGATTACTATTTTCCATTATTTGAGGAAATGCTAGATAAATATGATATCCCTTTAGAGATGAAGTATCTGGCCGTTGTAGAAAGTGCATTAGATCCTAGAGCAAAAAGTAGAGTAGGTGCTACTGGATTATGGCAATTCATGTTTGCTACTGGTCGTGATTTTGATCTTGAAGTTAACTCTTATGTAGATGAACGCATGGACCCTATAAAATCTACAGAGGCTGCTTGTAAATTTTTAAAGAGTTTATATAATATTTATGGAGATTGGGATCTAGCACTTGCCGCTTATAATTCTGGTCCAGGTAACGTGAATAAAGCCATTAGACGCAGTGGTGGATATAAAAACTACTGGAATCTAAGACCTTATTTACCACGAGAAACGGCTGGCTATGTGCCTGCTTTTCAAGCAATGGTATATTTATACACCTATGCAAGCGAGCATGGTTTTCAACCAGCACAAACAGCTTATAAAACTATAGCGACTGATACGATACGTGTAAAAAAAATGATTTCGTTAGAGCACGTGGCACAATTTACTGATGAGGATATGGAGACCATTCAATTTCATAATCCTAGTTATAAATTAGACATCATCCCAGCAGTGTCCGGTAGAAATTATTATTTGAGATTACCAGTTAGAGCTGCAGGTAAATTTGTGAGCAGTGAGGATGCGGTATACGCTTTTGCGAAAGCAGAATTTGACAAAAAAGAAAAACCTTTACCAGAACTCGTTAAAGCAGAGTCTCGCGTCGTTTATCGAGTTAAAAATGGAGACTATCTAGGTAAAATTGCTAATAAATATGGGGTGAAAGTTAGTCAATTGAAAAGGTGGAACAGCTTGCGCAGTTATAATCTAAAAATAGGTCAGCGGTTATATATTCACCCACGTAAGCCCATAACAAGTAGCGCTACCAGTACAAAAAAAACACCTGGTAGTTATAGAGTAAAAAGTGGTGATAGTTTATGGAAAATTGCAAACACCTATGGCATAACTATTGCTCAAATTAGAAAATTGAATCCAGGTAAAACAGAAGATTTGCAACCAGGTACCACTTTAAAACTTAAATAA
- a CDS encoding DUF4837 family protein — MKSILYIFILLITLTSCNDAPVIVTDSAGRMNDILLVIDNDLWENEVGDSIRQILAAPVDGLVREEPQFSLNQIEPDSFAGLLMKNRNYLKVEVSNKEPGVSVTTGLYANPQTGVIIRGKDAAGIIEQIVNNAQQIKTIFNDGEIKEKQRLMKKVGLNVDQIKERFNIELIAPRSYRYAAPDDKDFFWLRRNIKEGTMDIMIYEVGRHKIPQDSNVVASITKVRDSVGSLKVPVDNGKFITERAFSPYVNESQVDGKFAYETKGLWEVSGQFMSGPFLNYAIYNEEKNNWLVIEGYIFAPSAKQRNYLFELESILKSVKFISQED, encoded by the coding sequence ATGAAATCCATACTTTACATATTTATCTTATTGATTACTCTTACGAGTTGTAACGATGCGCCCGTAATTGTAACAGATAGTGCCGGTAGAATGAATGATATTTTATTAGTAATTGATAACGATTTATGGGAGAATGAAGTAGGTGATAGTATTAGACAGATTTTAGCAGCACCTGTAGATGGACTAGTTCGTGAAGAACCACAGTTCTCTCTTAATCAAATAGAACCAGATTCTTTTGCAGGATTATTAATGAAAAATCGTAATTATTTAAAGGTTGAAGTTTCTAATAAAGAACCTGGTGTAAGTGTTACTACTGGTTTATATGCAAATCCACAGACCGGTGTTATTATAAGAGGTAAGGACGCTGCTGGCATTATAGAGCAAATCGTTAATAATGCACAACAAATTAAAACCATATTTAATGATGGTGAGATTAAGGAAAAGCAACGCTTAATGAAAAAAGTAGGGCTTAATGTAGATCAAATTAAAGAACGATTCAATATTGAATTAATAGCCCCTAGATCTTACCGTTATGCAGCACCAGATGATAAGGATTTTTTCTGGCTGCGACGTAACATTAAAGAAGGTACAATGGATATTATGATTTATGAAGTGGGTCGTCATAAGATCCCTCAAGATTCTAATGTAGTAGCTAGCATTACTAAGGTAAGAGATTCTGTAGGTTCTTTAAAAGTACCAGTAGATAATGGAAAATTTATCACAGAACGCGCATTCTCGCCTTATGTAAATGAAAGTCAGGTGGATGGTAAATTTGCTTATGAAACTAAGGGATTATGGGAAGTAAGCGGACAGTTTATGTCTGGACCTTTTCTTAATTATGCTATTTATAATGAAGAAAAGAACAACTGGTTAGTTATAGAAGGTTACATTTTTGCGCCTAGTGCAAAACAACGCAATTACCTTTTTGAACTAGAATCAATATTGAAAAGTGTGAAATTTATATCACAAGAAGATTAA
- a CDS encoding twin-arginine translocase TatA/TatE family subunit has translation MMLANFILGMPGYGSIILIALVVLLIFGGKKIPELMRGLGGGIKEFKDATKEDKANNDQIDSNN, from the coding sequence ATTATGTTAGCAAACTTTATTTTAGGAATGCCTGGTTATGGTAGTATTATATTAATAGCGCTAGTAGTGTTATTAATTTTTGGAGGTAAAAAAATACCTGAATTAATGCGCGGTCTAGGTGGTGGAATTAAAGAATTTAAAGACGCTACTAAAGAAGACAAAGCAAATAATGATCAAATAGACTCTAACAACTAG
- a CDS encoding M23 family metallopeptidase, producing the protein MAIKKEKGKLKRKWLHRYRMVVLNDDTFEERFSLNLTRLNVFIVTVLSAIILIGVTTVLIAFTPLREFIPGYASTKLTKDVITLENKTDSLLTSIQLQQQKYDRIQMVLSGNITAAEYARIDSIAKVETANQENLPIPIEEDSLLREEVDREDKYNVIEGATSRTNFVFFTPVTGTISDGFNAQKKHYAVDITSAANAPVKAAADGTVIFAGWSTDTGNTILMEHSYGVITVYKHMATLNKKQNDQVQAGEVIGIVGNTGELTNGPHLHFELWMDGYPQDPTNFINFQ; encoded by the coding sequence ATGGCTATTAAAAAAGAAAAAGGAAAACTGAAGAGAAAATGGTTGCATCGTTATCGTATGGTGGTGCTCAACGATGATACCTTTGAAGAACGTTTTTCATTAAACTTAACCAGGTTAAATGTCTTTATAGTTACTGTACTATCTGCTATAATTCTTATAGGAGTAACCACGGTTTTAATAGCATTTACACCTTTAAGGGAGTTTATACCTGGATATGCCAGTACTAAGCTTACTAAAGATGTTATAACACTAGAAAATAAAACAGATTCTTTACTGACCTCAATTCAATTACAGCAACAAAAATATGATCGCATTCAAATGGTGTTAAGTGGTAACATCACTGCAGCAGAATATGCCAGAATAGACAGTATTGCAAAAGTAGAAACTGCAAATCAAGAGAATTTACCTATTCCTATTGAAGAAGATAGCTTATTGCGAGAGGAAGTGGACCGTGAAGATAAATACAATGTCATAGAAGGAGCGACTAGTCGTACTAATTTTGTGTTTTTTACACCAGTGACAGGTACAATATCAGATGGGTTCAACGCTCAAAAAAAACATTATGCTGTTGATATCACCTCTGCAGCAAATGCACCTGTAAAAGCAGCAGCAGATGGGACAGTTATATTTGCGGGATGGAGTACGGATACAGGAAATACAATTCTTATGGAACATTCATATGGTGTTATCACAGTTTATAAGCACATGGCTACTTTAAATAAAAAGCAAAACGATCAAGTGCAAGCTGGTGAGGTGATAGGAATTGTAGGTAATACAGGTGAATTAACTAATGGACCCCATTTACATTTTGAATTGTGGATGGATGGCTATCCACAAGACCCAACTAATTTTATTAACTTTCAATAA
- a CDS encoding GH3 auxin-responsive promoter family protein, which yields MSIKSIAAKVFAAIIDRQTHKWSSQPVATQEKVFKHLIKTARDTAFGKAHSFDNIDTHSRFVKNVPVRDYEELRPFVDRVVAGESDILWPGKPLYYAKTSGTTSGAKYIPITKESMPEHVKAARNAILSYIHETGKAAFVDHKMIFLQGSPEMEDKNGVQLGRLSGIVAHYVPGYLQKNRLPSWETNCIEDWETKVEAIIDETLPQNMGIISGIPSWVQMYFERIVQRTGKKVGDVFPDFNLFIYGGVNFEPYRPKFEQLIGRKVDSIELFPASEGFFAYQDKQDVKGMLLLLDAGIFYEFIPADQFFEDNAPRLTIGEVEIGVNYVLIISTTAGLWAYNIGDTIAFTSTNPYRVIVTGRIKHYISASGEHVIGKEVEHAMEEAAAIHNVVINEFTVAPQLAPGNDELPYHEWFIEFDEKPKDLEAFKATLDLKMREQNSYYDDLIVGKVLQPLIIKQVDKNGFKQYMKTIGKLGGQNKLPRLSNDRKIAQVLEQLLHN from the coding sequence ATGTCAATAAAATCAATCGCAGCAAAGGTTTTTGCAGCTATCATTGATAGGCAAACCCATAAATGGTCTAGTCAACCTGTGGCTACTCAAGAAAAGGTCTTTAAACACCTTATTAAAACTGCCCGAGATACGGCTTTTGGTAAAGCTCATTCTTTTGACAATATTGATACACATTCCAGATTTGTTAAAAATGTTCCCGTACGAGATTATGAAGAGTTAAGACCATTTGTAGATAGAGTCGTGGCCGGAGAATCAGATATTTTATGGCCAGGTAAACCATTATATTATGCAAAGACATCTGGAACTACTAGCGGCGCAAAATATATCCCTATTACTAAGGAGTCTATGCCGGAGCATGTAAAGGCTGCTCGTAATGCAATTTTAAGTTACATCCACGAGACAGGTAAAGCAGCTTTTGTAGATCACAAAATGATTTTCTTGCAAGGTAGTCCAGAGATGGAAGATAAGAATGGTGTCCAGTTAGGTAGATTAAGTGGAATTGTCGCACATTATGTTCCTGGATATTTACAAAAAAATCGTTTGCCTTCATGGGAAACCAACTGTATTGAAGATTGGGAAACTAAGGTTGAGGCCATCATTGATGAAACCTTACCTCAAAACATGGGTATTATTTCTGGAATCCCTAGTTGGGTACAAATGTATTTTGAACGCATTGTACAACGCACTGGTAAAAAAGTAGGTGATGTATTTCCAGATTTTAATCTCTTTATTTATGGTGGTGTTAACTTTGAACCATATAGGCCAAAATTTGAGCAACTTATAGGAAGAAAAGTAGATAGCATTGAGCTTTTTCCGGCAAGCGAAGGATTTTTTGCATATCAAGATAAACAAGATGTAAAAGGCATGCTTTTACTCTTAGATGCTGGAATTTTTTATGAATTTATTCCTGCAGATCAATTCTTTGAAGATAATGCACCACGATTAACTATAGGTGAGGTGGAGATCGGTGTGAATTATGTGCTTATTATTTCTACAACAGCTGGTTTATGGGCTTACAATATAGGAGATACGATTGCTTTCACTTCTACTAATCCATACCGTGTTATTGTCACCGGTCGTATTAAACATTATATAAGTGCAAGTGGAGAACATGTTATAGGTAAAGAAGTAGAACATGCTATGGAAGAAGCCGCTGCCATACACAATGTTGTGATTAATGAATTTACTGTCGCACCACAACTTGCCCCAGGTAATGATGAATTACCTTATCACGAGTGGTTTATCGAATTTGATGAAAAACCTAAAGATTTAGAAGCCTTTAAAGCAACATTAGATCTTAAAATGCGGGAACAAAATAGTTACTATGATGATTTAATCGTTGGTAAAGTGTTGCAACCACTTATCATAAAGCAAGTTGATAAAAATGGATTTAAACAATATATGAAAACGATAGGTAAACTAGGAGGACAAAATAAATTGCCACGACTATCTAATGACCGTAAAATTGCTCAAGTATTAGAACAATTACTTCATAATTAA
- a CDS encoding DUF6909 family protein, with translation MPILNVEPRTRAQESTNAIERMYITMRHLFNRGFYKPMGVSGESLRESLLTLRPEIYGSIAEEKIELSGLLYVMDRLPEGIEECSYINLTSDEGYQGSHFKAIIPKKRRRNCYRIDKHQMNIEVTRGRSEIYDILTHLTFLMIESHKIMKQVLVGDNGSTTRDWKCLEAVIGKTKLTQQEKEVAVTHVATILGRTFEEVMSVYNDFATSKNPHQFLSTIYHLGNLAKKEILEGEKRLVTFSPVLRERLGHHIHGDKWALRIKQHLVDNNLFHRPLHIISANLHSVMNSLYGPKALEAKLKNNDRMELFATLSNDAAKKDRDAIKKHALANGMSYLKDESGTNIDVQIFDMSQCQYMDVDFCSVSFRESEDNTKPVLIVMDYAFGEQAYETMDELLKPYKDENGKLHLMNMKSINIMGKAGILEGDKGDIMVPDAHVFEGTADNYPFKNKLTKKDLKTDGINVVAGSMVTVLGTSLQNKDLLQFFYSSSWRVIGLEMEGAHYQKAIQAASRVRRSINKKINVRYAYYASDNPLKTGHTLASGGLGLTGVKPVYVITEKILEQIMENSITPEISTEV, from the coding sequence ATGCCTATACTTAACGTAGAACCACGCACAAGAGCCCAAGAAAGTACTAATGCCATTGAACGCATGTATATCACTATGCGACATTTATTTAATCGTGGCTTTTATAAACCTATGGGTGTGAGTGGAGAATCATTAAGAGAATCACTACTTACCTTAAGACCAGAAATCTATGGATCTATTGCTGAAGAGAAAATAGAACTAAGCGGTTTACTTTATGTGATGGATCGTTTACCAGAAGGTATAGAAGAGTGTTCTTATATCAATTTAACCAGTGATGAAGGTTATCAAGGTTCACATTTTAAAGCTATCATCCCTAAAAAAAGACGTCGCAACTGTTATCGTATCGATAAGCACCAGATGAATATTGAGGTCACTCGAGGACGCTCAGAAATATATGATATACTGACGCACCTTACTTTTCTTATGATAGAATCTCATAAGATCATGAAACAGGTTTTAGTAGGTGATAATGGCAGTACTACACGCGACTGGAAATGTCTTGAAGCTGTAATAGGAAAAACTAAACTCACACAACAAGAGAAAGAAGTTGCCGTGACACATGTGGCCACTATTTTGGGACGCACTTTTGAAGAAGTAATGAGTGTTTACAACGATTTTGCAACGTCTAAAAATCCACATCAGTTTTTAAGTACCATCTATCATTTAGGAAATCTTGCAAAAAAAGAAATTTTAGAAGGAGAAAAGAGATTAGTCACATTCTCTCCTGTTTTAAGAGAACGTCTAGGTCACCATATTCATGGAGATAAATGGGCGTTACGTATCAAGCAACATTTAGTAGATAACAACTTATTCCATAGGCCATTGCACATTATTAGTGCAAACTTGCACAGTGTCATGAATTCACTTTATGGACCTAAAGCGCTCGAGGCAAAACTTAAAAACAACGACCGCATGGAGTTGTTTGCAACACTTAGTAATGACGCTGCAAAAAAAGATCGTGACGCTATTAAAAAGCACGCGCTCGCAAATGGAATGTCCTACCTTAAGGATGAAAGTGGTACTAATATAGACGTACAGATTTTTGATATGTCTCAGTGTCAGTACATGGATGTAGACTTTTGTTCAGTTAGCTTCCGCGAAAGCGAGGACAACACAAAACCAGTGCTCATTGTAATGGATTATGCTTTTGGAGAACAAGCATATGAAACTATGGATGAATTATTAAAACCGTATAAAGATGAGAACGGTAAGCTACATTTAATGAATATGAAGTCTATCAATATTATGGGTAAGGCTGGTATTCTAGAAGGTGATAAAGGCGATATAATGGTTCCAGATGCACACGTTTTTGAAGGTACTGCAGATAACTACCCGTTTAAAAATAAACTAACTAAAAAAGATTTAAAAACTGATGGTATCAATGTAGTAGCTGGCTCTATGGTTACTGTACTAGGTACATCATTACAAAATAAAGATTTATTACAGTTTTTCTATAGTTCGAGCTGGCGTGTGATAGGTCTAGAGATGGAAGGTGCCCACTATCAAAAAGCCATACAGGCCGCCTCTAGAGTGCGTCGCAGTATCAATAAAAAAATTAATGTGCGATATGCTTATTATGCTAGTGATAACCCATTAAAAACGGGTCATACACTCGCTAGTGGTGGACTAGGTCTTACAGGAGTTAAACCAGTATATGTTATTACTGAAAAAATCCTAGAGCAGATTATGGAAAACAGCATCACACCAGAAATAAGTACAGAAGTATAA